The genomic segment ATAACGAGATATATTATgtcattgtatgtatatataacgagatatataggtcattgtatgtaaataattaaCGAGATATATAGGTCAGTGTATGTATAACGAGATATATAGGTCATTGTACGTAAATATATAACGAGATATATAGGTcagtgtatgtacatgtataacgaGATATATAGGTCATTGTACGTAAATATATAACGAGATATATAGgtcattgtatgtaaatatctaacgatatataggtcattgtatgtatatatataacgatatataggtcattgtatgtaaatatataacgagatatataggtcattgtatgtatatatataacgatatataggtcattgtacgtaattatataacaagatatataggtcattgtacgtacatgtaattatataacaagatacatgtatataggtcattgtatgtaaatatatataaggaGATATATTGATCATTGTACGTAAATATATAACGAGATATATAGgtcattgtatgtatatatcgagatatataggtcattgtatgtatataacgAGATAAATAGGtcaatgtatgtaaatatataacgagatatataggtcattgacgtaattatataacaagatatgtagattattgtatgtatatatataacgagATATATAGGTgattatatgtaaatacataacGAGATATAAAGgtcattgtatgtatatatataacgagATATATAGgttattgtatgtatataacgagatatataggtcattgtatgtaattatataacgatatatatacatgtaggtcattgtatgtaaatatagacatatataggtcattatatgtatatatataacgatatataggtcattgtatgtaaatatatagacatatataggtcattatatgtatatatataacgagATATATAGGTCATTATATGCATATAACGagatatataggtcactgtatgtatataacgAGATATATAGGTCACTATGTATATAACGagatatataggtcactgtatgtatataacgagatatataggtcactgtatgtatataacgagatatataggtcattgtatgtatataacgagatatataggtcactgtatgtatataacgagatatataggtcactgtatgtatataacgagatatataggtcattgtatgtatataacgagatatataggtcactgtATGCATATAACGAGATATATAGGTCATTGTACGTAAATATATAACGAGATATATAGGTcagtgtatgtacatgtaaaacgAGATATATAGGTCATTGTACGTAAATATATAACGAGATATATAGgtcattgtatgtaaatatctaaCGATAATATAGgtcattgtatgtatatatataacgatatataggtcattgtatgtaaatatataacgagatatataggtcattgtatgtatatatataacgatatataggTCACTATACGTAATTATATAACAAGATATATAGGTCattgtacgtacatgtaattatataacaagatacatgtatataggtcattgtatgtaaatatatataaggaGATATATAGGTCATTGTACGTAAATATATAACGAGATATATAGgttattgtatgtatatatcgagatatataggtcattgtatgtatataacgAGATATATAGGTCATCGTAATTATATAACGAGATATATAGGTCAGTGTACGTAATTATATAACAAGATATATAGGTCATTGACGTAATTATATAACGAGATATATAAGTCATTGTACGTAATTATATAACAAGATATATAGgtcattgtatgtaaatatataacgaGATATATATGTCAGTGTATGTATAACGAGATATATAGGTCATTGACgtaattatataaaaagatatataggtcattgtatgtaaatatataacgagatatataggtcattgtatgtatatatcgagatatataggtcattgtatgtttataacgagataaaaaggtcaatgtatgtaaatatataacgagatatataggtcattgacgtaattatataacaagatatgtagattattgtatgtatatatataacgagatatataggtcattatatgtaaatacataacGAGATATAAAggtcattatatgtatatatataacgagATATATAGgttattgtatgtatataacgagatatataggtcattgtatgtaattatataacgatatatatacatgtaggtcattgtatgtaaatatagacatatttaggtcattatatgtatatatataacgatatataggtcattgtatgtaaatatatagacatatataggtcattatatgtatatatataacgacaTATATAGGTCATTATATGCATATAACGagatatataggtcactgtatgtatataacgatatataggTCACTATGTATATAACGagatatataggtcactgtatgtatataacgagatatataggtcactgtatgtatataacgagatatataggtcactgtatgtatataacgagatatataggtcattgtatgtatataacgagatatataggtcactgtatgtatataacgagatatataggtcattgtatatatatatatatataacgacaTGAAGCAGTCAACAATAAATACACAAACAAGTACTCAAGTGTTTAACTTAGttattttaatttgtatgaaaataataataattttaattttatttacaagatACATAATTACTTTAGATATCATGTATAATTAACGCTCGGGCTACATCATACGACCCATACCTGACCTTAACACACACATCCCTGATACAGAAACAATATACAGGCCTATTATACCTGTATACCAACTCCATATTATATTGGAGATATTATGCCAGTAAACTGAGACAGGGACATATCTCAATATGACCTgattaaatacatatgtatagacTATTGGATTTCTCTGTAAACGACctgcagtaaaaaaaaaaatgctaacATATCTGGTCTGTGAAACTACAAAAGCgattaattttgatttgatcATCTAGTAATTTCCAAACTACAAAAGCgattaattttgatttgatcATCTAGTAATTTCCAAAGAAGCTGCATTCAgaaatttaaataatatttaaataatattcAGCAAATTTAGTgaataataattttttattataGAATTATTTTGGTAATTTTGCAAACAATTAAGGTTCAACCTTACCTTTCcctatttattatattataatcaaACTTTGACTTTAATAAGCGTGCTTAACACCTAAAGGTTGTATCATTTAAATCCTTTTAGTcctattttttgtattttgacagtATAATAAGTTATCTATACAAGATTAATATAACTCAGATTGGGCAGGTTGTATTGTACAGTTAATAATATGATCTTTAAAATACCAATATATTAGATAGTGCAAACATGAGACACctataaataccatatacattgAGAGTGTGTACACCACGGCTAGGTGATAAACCCCAGTTGTAAACTCATAAAGACttcaaatataaatgaaaaaaaaaggacTAAAATGTCAATTTTACAGCTTATTGTCCTTcatcagtatataaatatatcaaaatgtctacatcagaatgtaaatattacagcTTATTGTCCTtaatcagtatatatatcaaaatgtctacatcaaaatataacatgttgtgacatatttaacatatttcatcTCAAACAACAATTTTGTAGGATTGTTTGAAAATAAGATGTTTGACGATTAAACCTGTCAACTTTTTACACGTGTAAAACAGAAAGTGTGACAATATAATGGATCAACATGGTTTATCTACAATTAGTCAGATACCAAAGTAATTATCAGGACTCAGGGAGGTCTGTTCACACCATGATTGATTTATTGGGGGACTTTATCTAAAACATTTAATTCCATTGTTCAAATGGCTCTATCAAACATTTCATAGAACATATTCATTTTAATACACAATTTGTATATGGCATTGGCTAGTGTATCAATTGAATATCTACAAACAattgtatttacatattttttcatttcttgtACACAAAGTATATTGcacatatatcatatcaacattaTAACAACtgttcaaaaacaaaacaaaaacactcaGAACTTTTAAATTGGAGGGAAGCTTGAGTTATGAAATGAAACTTTACCTTtcaaaatgtattgaatttaatataaaaaaaactgtaatattatataaatgttttgattattgatatcatgaagtttatataaaacacacaactcTGAAAGTATGGCAGAACACGTAAGATCACACAAAATACTGCCAGTGTACATGTTATCCTGTAAACACTGTTGGTGCTAATTAATATGCAGAGATTctataacaataaacaaattgttttaCAGTAAACAAAATGAAGTATGACAAATGTTTAATGTTACATTGAAACAATCACAAGTACACAACGGAAACACATTGAAATTAAGTTGTTCGTCCCTGCTATTGAACATCGAAATATTACGAAACTCGACAATAGCAGGACTTCctattattgacacgatttaaTGTTCTGATGGAgaagttttacaaaacaaaatctttaCCACATATACGTAGGAATGCATACGATGAAAGAATTATATTTAACAATTTCACATggaaattgtatataaatattaatattccaCGATATACACTGGgtactacaaaattaaaacattactgACTTAATCAACACTGCATTGTTTCAATTttctttggattttttttttttgtaattgaaGTTTCTAACAATGAATTAAGATGGTTAAACCAATCAATCGGTCCCTCCCCCTATATTAAGACCTGAGGGTGgtcacattattatatatagagcAGTTTTAGTCAGATTGTTGAGGGGAGGGCCCATTTGGTTCATCTTTCTGTGTTTATGTCTGTaaagttttcttcattttagGTTTAACTGATTATGTCACTTCATTAAGTTAGTCCATCTGTGTAACTGTCCATGGAAGGAAGCATTCTCAGAGGTTCAGACCTGGACTTGACTGTCTCAGATGGAGGTTCAGACCTGGACTTGTGTCTCAGATGGAGTTTCAGACCTGGACTTGTGTCTCAGATGGAGGTTCAGATCTGGAATTGTGTCTCAGATGGAGTTTCAGACCTGGACTTGTGTCTCAGATGGAGGTTCAGATCTGGAATTGTATCTCAGATGGAGGTTCAGACCTGGACTTGTGTCTCAGATGGAGGTTCAGACCTGGACTTGACTGTCTCAGATCGAGGTTCAGATCTGGAATTGTGTCTCAGATGGAGGTTCAGACCTGGACTTGTGTCTCAGATGGAGGTTCAGACCTGGACTTGACTGTCTCAGATCGAGGTTCAGACCTGGACTTGTGTCTCAGATCGAGGTTCAGACCTGGACTTGTGTCTCAGATCGAGGTTCAGACCTGGACTTGTGTCTCAGATGGAGGTTCAGACCTGGACTTGACTGTCTCAGATCGAGGTTCAGATCTGGAATTGTGTCTCAGATGGAGGTTCAGACCTGGACTTGTGTCTCAGATGGAGGTTCAGACCTGGACTTGACTGTCTCAGATCGAGGTTCAGACCTGGACTTGTGTCTCAGATCGAGGTTCAGACCTGGACTTGTGTCTCAGATCGAGGTTCAGACCTGGACTTGTGTCTCAGATAGAGTTTCAGACCTGGACTTGTGTCTCAGATGGAGGTTCAGATCTGGAATTGTGTCTCAGATGGAGGTTCAGACCTGGACTTGTGTCTCAGATGGAGGTTCAGACCTGGACTTGTGTCTCAGATCGAGGTTCACACCTGGACTTGACTGTCTCAGATGGAGGTTCAGACCTGGACTTGTGTCTCAGATCGAGGTTCAGACCCGAACTTGTGTCTCAGATGGAGGTTCAGACCTGGACTTGTGTCTCAGATTGAGGTTCAGATCTGGACTTGACCGTCTCAGATCGAGGTTCACACCTGGACTTGTGTCTCAGATGGAGGTTCAGATCTGGACTTGTGTCTCAGATGGAGGTTCAGACCTGGACTTGTGTCTCAGATGGAGGTTCAGACCTGGACTTGTGTCTCAGATCGAGGTTCAGACCTGGACTTGTGTCTCAGATGGAGGTTCAGACCTGGAATTGTGTCTCAGATCGAGGTTCAGACCTGGACTTGTGTCTCAGATCGAGGTTCAGACCTGGACTTGTGTCTCAGATCGAGGTTCAGACCTGGACAATATTTAGGTACAGATCTCAGCAATGATCTCAGATATGTTGGCAGTACTGTTATCAAACTAGACATTGGTTTTTGTGTGATAAGGATTATGTTGACAGTACTGTATCAAACTAGACATTGGTTTTTGTGTGATAAGGATTATGTTGGCAGTACTGTTATCAAACTAGACATTGGTTTTTGTGTGATAAGGATTATGTTGACAGTACTGTATCAAACTAGACATTGGTTTTTGTGTGATAAGGATTATGTTGACAGTACTGTTATCAAACTAGACATTGGTTTTTGTGTGATAAGGATTTCTTCGAACTTATTTTACTTGTTGTATTAAAGTGATTTAAGCAGAGCATATCTTACAAAGTGGGAGAGAACATCTGTCATCTGACATTGTCACTATCCAGAGAAAGGAAAGAAATAGTACATGAACGAGTATCCACTACATATACAACTATACAAAATATTCAGTGCTTGAAAGTAAAAATGGTGAATTTGCCACTGGAAAGTACTTATATAACATGAGCACAGTTCCCCTgctatattgtgtatatatactggtatatattaatttcttttgtaTCCAAACATCTTCATTTTTAAACTCCAGGGCAAAATGTCTTCACAAAATAAAATCCATTATCATATAACTATAAATGACATCACCATAggaatacatatacatgtaacgagGAGGACTTCCTTCTCCCTCTAGAAAGCACTTGCCTGTTTGCAGTTTTGGCAATCACAATCAACATTGAAGCTTTATCACACGTTTTCTCCAATATGTATTGAACACACTGTCTATTGGTAAACCTTTTATGTACATGATCACCAGAATTTTAACTCAAGACATTTGATATCCGGAAGTATTTCTCTTGAACTTCCATGTAAGTTTCTTCCATAATGAAGATTTTCCATCCTTCAGTTTTGGCTGACTGTGCATGAAAACATGATTGTGATAATTGATTTCCTCACCAGGAACAATCCCACTGTCATTGCTGCTGTTGCTGCCATTTTCATTGTGACGATTCCGCAAGAAATCTTCGTATGTCCCTTCTTCATTCTCTACAATTCTCCCGCGTTCTTTGTTACGTTTCATATACCGACCTTTGGCCGATGTACTTACAGTACTGCGAACTGTCCCATTTCCTATTTTAGAATCAGCGAATGTGAAGTCCCTGATTGTGTTACGTCTCATACTCTCGTGAACTGTTTCCAACTGTTTACGTGATTTTGTCCCTATGGGTCGGATTTCTTGCTGAGGTTTTGGACCATCTGGTGGCCTCCTCATTTGTACAGCTGTTCTGCCCTTTGAACGTTGAGCCGTACcttgtttgttatttttggCCTTGTAACGTTTATGTTTCATTTCTTTACGCCAAGTGAGTGATGTGTCAAATTCATAATCCTCTTCATCActcaaatattttgaataatcctCCCCTCCAAATTCCTCGAATATAGGTTCATGCCTGGGTGCATCAGTTGGACCACCATTAAATTTTCTCGTAGACCCTTCATCATAATCAGGAACAGGAATATAGGGAGCACCCTCCCCATTTTCTAAAGTCTTACCCTTCTTTTTTCTAGGTGGAGGTTTTGGTCGAtcttcctcctcctcttccAAGGGATAATCTGCTGGCGGAATGTCATCAAACTCGTTGACATCATTAAAGTGTTGATTAACATCAGAAGGGGCGTTATCTACAAAACCGGGATTATCAAGCTGCTGGTAGATACCACTTTCATCATCTTTATAGTTTTCCAATAATGGAGATTCTGGAGAATCTTTGTCAAACAGAGGGTTTTCTGTAAAGGCCGGTTTATCTGGTGACGCTATCCCAGAATCCTCTTCATGGTCACCTTCACGTTCACCATTATGAATTGTCATTAACTGTTGGTTATCTCCCATGAGAATGAAGCTCTTTGGCTGAGGTGGAGGATCATCTTTTTCACGTATTACAAAATTAATCGGCTCAAATGTGAAACCATCTGAAAGTCTTGTATTATCTTTCTGTTCTGGAGAACAGGGTTCAGATGTCAATAAAGATTTGGGTTTATAGTTTCCAATTTTGGGAAGGTGGAATCCTCCCTGTGGAAGAGGGGCTGGGCCCTTTCCTCCCCTTTTCTCAAATtgttcaatttgttttctaACAGGTGATAACGGTGCATCTCCATCTTTGTCTGTATTCATTTCAGGAAACACTCCATCCAACCGTGGACGATTTTTTGGTTCCATTTTGATTTATTGCCTGAAAAGAGTTTAGAAGATTATGTAAACTACCAGtaatttcaaatgaatttaaatcatatttacaaGTGTAATCTCAGCAGGTAGCAGTGACAATATCAGGTGGCAAATCCCATATattactgaccaaatttagtttgttttaacgaaattgaataaatatctaaataatattaaagtatttatgTAGAAATGCATAATTTAAG from the Pecten maximus chromosome 4, xPecMax1.1, whole genome shotgun sequence genome contains:
- the LOC117324953 gene encoding uncharacterized protein LOC117324953, which produces MEPKNRPRLDGVFPEMNTDKDGDAPLSPVRKQIEQFEKRGGKGPAPLPQGGFHLPKIGNYKPKSLLTSEPCSPEQKDNTRLSDGFTFEPINFVIREKDDPPPQPKSFILMGDNQQLMTIHNGEREGDHEEDSGIASPDKPAFTENPLFDKDSPESPLLENYKDDESGIYQQLDNPGFVDNAPSDVNQHFNDVNEFDDIPPADYPLEEEEEDRPKPPPRKKKGKTLENGEGAPYIPVPDYDEGSTRKFNGGPTDAPRHEPIFEEFGGEDYSKYLSDEEDYEFDTSLTWRKEMKHKRYKAKNNKQGTAQRSKGRTAVQMRRPPDGPKPQQEIRPIGTKSRKQLETVHESMRRNTIRDFTFADSKIGNGTVRSTVSTSAKGRYMKRNKERGRIVENEEGTYEDFLRNRHNENGSNSSNDSGIVPGEEINYHNHVFMHSQPKLKDGKSSLWKKLTWKFKRNTSGYQMS